A window of Adhaeribacter arboris genomic DNA:
GCAGTAATTCGCCTTCGCTCATTTCGCGGACGGCGTTGGATACAATCTTTAACAAATCAAAATCATTATTATGCAGCGAAAGCAAAAGTCCTTTTGAAAGCAGATAATCGCCCACTAATACAGCTATTTTATTTTTCCAGAGAGCATTTACTGAGAAAAATCCCCGGCGGTAATTAGCATCATCTACTACATCGTCGTGCACCAGGGTAGCGGTATGCAGTAGTTCAATGAGGGCGGCGCCGCGGTAGGTAGCATCGGAAATGCCGCCGGCAAACAAGTTAGCCGAAAAGAAAACGAACATTGGCCGCATTTGCTTGCCTTTTCGTTTTACAATGTAGCTCATTATCTTATCGAGCAATAACACTTTAGAACGCATCGATTGGCGAAATTTTGTTTCAAATTCGCGCATTTCCACTGCGATCGGGGCTTGTATCTCGTCTAAGGTTATATTCATTTTGCAGGCGGCACAATATTACAATGCCCACTTATTGAATCCAAGTATCTGAAGGCAAAATATCAAAACGGAAAGTTCTTCTAAGGAATAGGAGAAAATGAATGGCAAGTATATTATAGCCAGCAAAACGTTTTTAGTATTTTACTTCCCGAAACAATTTTAATAATATGCTGCCTCCCCTTACTTGTTTTTAATGAAGATTTCTGGAAGGTGTAAAAAATATATTTGCATAAAAAAAGCCTCCGGTTGGAGGCCTTTTTATGAATGAAATTTAAATTTTATTTCGGACGAACTTGCCACAGGGTGTTGGCGGCGTCATCGGCTACTAATAAAGCTCCGCTTGGCAGAACCGCTAAACCTACTGGTCGGCCATATACTTCGCTTTTATCCGCATCGGCAATAAAGCCGGTTAAAAAGCTTTCGGGCTTACCGGCAGGTTTTCCATCTTTAAACGGAACATAAACAACTTTATAACCGGCAAATTTAGAACGGTTCCAGGAACCATGCTGACCCACAAAGGCCCCGTTGCGGTACTTCTCCGGAAATAGTTTACCGTCGTAAAAAGTAAGGCCTAAGCTAGCCGTATGGGAGCCCAGCGGAACATCAGGCACCAACGTTTTTTTCACCATTTCGGGTTGTTGTTCTTTTTCCATGCGAGGGTCCGGGTGCGGGCCCCAGTAGGCAAATGGCCAACCGTAAAAGCCGCCTTCGCGCACGCTGGTTAAATAATCGGGTACCAAATCATCGCCTAGGTTATCACGTTCGTTTACTACGGTGTATAAGGTTTTGGTACCCGGCGCCCAGTCCATACCTACGGGGTTACGCAAACCGCTGCCGAAAACCCGTTCCCCAGAGCCATCCGGGTTTATTTCCAGAATATTAGCGCGCCGTTTTTCGTTATCCAAGCCGTTTTCGGCCACATTACTGCCCGATCCTACCGAAATATAAATCTTCGAGCCATCGGCATTCGCCACTATGTTACGGGTCCAGTGATTATTGTATCCGCCGGCGGGTAGGTCCAGGATTTTCTTACCCTCACCGGTGATGTGGTCTTGCCCGGTTTTATAAGGATATTTCCAGAGGCCGTCGGTATTTGCTACGTAAAAAGCATCGTTCAAAACCAGCATGCCTAAGGGCTGGTGCAGGTCTTCCAGAAAAGTAGTATGCACTTCTGGCTTGCCGTCTTGGTTCGTATCCCGGAATAAGGTAATACGGTTAGCGCTACCGCCGGTATTTACCTTGGTACTTTTGCCGGTGCCCACATTTTGCACTTTTTTAAAAATACTTTCTTCGGTACTGGATTCCGCTACTAAAATATCGCCGTTGGGGGCCACGTAAATCCAGCGGGGATTGCGCAATTTTTCGGCAAATTTAGTAACCGTAAAACCAGCCGGAGCTGTGGGTGTTTTACCCGCAGGCCAACCAATTACTTTACTGTTTTTAGCCGTAGGAGGCGTGGCAAACGGCTTAGGCAAGGTGTCGTTTTCAGCGCTGGTGGCAGTGGCCGCAGTACTATCGCTGGAAGCAGCAGAGTCGGTATTGGTAATGGATTCGGTTTTCTGGTTAGAATTGCAAGCGGTAAAAGCAAGAGCAAACAAAATACTACAAAGGTTTAACGGAAATTTTCTCATAGCAGGCATTTAAGTTTAAATTCATAATCATTTTTTGTACAAAATAAGCTTTAGAAGTACATAGCAATATATAGCTCATTTTGTTTGAAATTAAATACGAGTAACCCGACAAGTCGTTAAAATAAATTCCCGAAGTTTTATTATTTTTTTACATCAAGCCTCTTTCCATAGCATTAATGAGGAGATTAGTATGTCTTTAAACTTATTATCCATTATTTGGCATTGATTTTTGATTTTATTTGTAAATAGCTGTTAATAAGGTAAGGCGCTGTTAAACTCCTTAGATTAAAAATTTTTACTAATACCGATAACTCATAATTATCTTTCAGTGCTCTATCGGACAGAAAAATCCTAAAATGAACAGAAATTCGGTCTTAGAAATAATACAAAAAGATATTACCTGGGATGTAATTATAATTGGGGGGGAGCTACCGGCATCGGCGCAGCCTTAGAGTCATCAACCCGCGGATACAAAACTTTATTGCTCGAGCAATCGGATTTTACCAAGTCTACTTCCAGTAAAAGTACTAAACTGGTGCACGGTGGGGTACGTTACCTGGCGCAAGGTGATATTAAACTAGTACGGGAGGCAAGTTTAGAACGGGGGTTACTTTGCCGCAATGCGCCCCATCTGGTCAAAAATCAAACTTTTATTATTCCGAGCTATAGTTGGTGGGAGCGTCCTTGGTTTACCATAGGTTTAAAATTATACGATTTACTAGCTGGCAAGCTCAGTCTGGGCCCATCGGTGGCCATTTCTGCTAAAGAAACTATTGCCTATATACCTACCATTAAAACGCAAAAACTACGGGGGGGTGTACTATACCACGACGGGCAATTTGACGATTCAAGACTGGCGATTAATGTCCTACAAACTGTTTTTGAACAAGGTGGTTACGCTATCAATTACCTGCTGGTAACAAATTTGCTAAAAGATGAAAAAGGTAAATTAATCGGGTTGCAGGCTTACGATGCAGAAAATAACCAGCCGTATACGATACGCGGTAAAATAATTTTAAATGCTACCGGCGTTTTTACCGACCAAATCCTGAAAATGGACAATCCGGGTAATGCAACTTCTATTCGCCCGAGCCAAGGCGTGCATTTGGTATTAGATAAAGAGTTTTTACCCGGCGACCACGCGCTTATGGTTCCCAAAACGGACGATGGCCGGGTCTTGTTTTTAGTACCCTGGCACGGCAAAGTGATTGTGGGTACTACCGATACGCCTATTACCGAATCTTCCCTGGAACCACGGGCCTTGGAAAGTGAAATTGATTTTATTTTAACTACCGCCGGACGCTATTTAACCCGACCTCCGCAAAGGGCGGATGTACGCAGTGTATTTGCCGGCTTACGCCCGCTAGCCGCAGTAAACGGGAATTCTCAACGCACCAAAGAAGTATCGCGCAGTCATAAAATTATGGTTGCCCCATCCGGATTAGTATCTATCTTAGGCGGCAAATGGACTACTTTCCGGAAAATGGCCGAAGAGGTAATGGACGTGGTAGAAACAACCGCCAACTGGCCACCTAAACCTTCGGTAACCCGGGAGTTAAAAGTACACGGGGCTGCTACTCCCGATCCTTTGAATATATTAAGTAATTATGGCACCGATGCGACTCGTATTCAGGCATTAATAGCCGAGCGGCCGGAATTAGAAGAATATCTAAGCAGTCATTTAAAAATTATAAAAGCGCAAGTAATTTGGGCGGTACGCGAAGAAATGGCCCGCACCGTAGAAGATGTGCTCGCCCGCCGAGCACGGGCCTTGTTGTTAGATGCCCGCGAAAGCATACGGTTAGCGCCCGAAACGGCTCGCTTAATGGCGCAGGAACTAGGCTATTCTGAAAAATGGCAACAGCAGCAAGTACAACAATTTACGCAGGTAGCACAAGGTTATTTATTAACATAACCGTTCGTTGCCGGTAGCACCCGTATGCAATCAGGAACCACTTTACTTATATTTCAGCTGCCTTTAGTGGGTACTTTCAGGATAGAAAGTAATGATAATAAGTTTATGTCAGGCTTATCCGGCGGAAAGTACTAATTAACCAACCTTGAGAGGCATACTTTTTCAGCCTAACCTACTTTTCTCTCCTTCGAATCTAGTTTATCATTCTTTTAAATTATCCGGCAACTCTTTTATGGCGATATTACGGAAACGGTGCATAGCGCCAGGGGCCCAGGAATCCAGAATATTCCAGCCTACAACCGTGGACGAATACAAAGCCGTCCAATGAGATTGAAAACCAATCATACCTTTGGTAGCGCCGGCCATAAAATCGTTTTTAGGTTGAGTTATGTCCCACATTTCCACGTTGTTTATCCATAAAGTAATACGCGGCACCTCGCCTACCATCCTGATCCGGAAAGAATTCCAATCGTTGGCTCGCCAAACTTTGTTCCGGCCATTTGTTTTGGCTTCCCGGCCTACCGGCATGCGTTCGCCGAGCAAGTTACCGGTACTGCCGGCAGCTTCGTCCAACTCAATCTGGTAAGCAATGCCGCTTTCGGAAGATCGGATAAAAATACCACCGTTGGTGAAAGAATCTATTCTGGCTTCGAGATAAAGCTCAAAATTTTTAAATTTTTTGTAGCTCAACAGCACTCCTCCCTGCCCGTAAGGATTCTGTCGGAGTACAATAGTACCCTTCTCAACCCGCACATCAGGGGTGGTACCCTGGTGGGTGGTGCGGCTAATGTGCCAGCCTTGCAAGTTTTTCCCGTTAAAAATAGATTTAAATCCAGCCGGTATTTGCGCCCAAGCCGGAGAAATTAATAGATTAGAAAGAAGTAGAATCAGAATTTTTTTTATTTGCATGTGCTGAATTGGATTGGTAGAACGAACCTTGTAAATTTCTACTAATTGCGGCCGCTAATACTCAGAATAGCTACCTCCTATTAGTTTAAAGGCTACTTTTGTTAGTTACAAACTGGTTACTATGGTTAGACACCAGATACGCTTTGCTATACCGGCGCCAGAGGAAGCTAGAAGTATCAACAGAACTAAAATTTTAAATATAGACAACAATACCACAAAACTTTAGCCCAACCCAGGAAAACATGCCCGATTATATAGCAACGCATAACTTTCAACTCTTAACTCACTTGTTTGCTTTCATCACTAGCCTAACACCGATATCAAAACCATTCCCAGGGCCAGCGGCATGGGTCAGGTACGTGGCATTTTTTACGTCGCCGGTGAAAGAAGCGCCTTTTAAAACGTGTTCTTTACCGGTACGGGGCGGTACCGGATCGGCAAATATTTTTTCGTTATAATAATCCTGCACCCATTCCCATACGTTGCCCAACATGTCGTAAATACCCCAGGAATTCGGCTTTTTCTGTCCAATCGGGCTGGTTGTTGTACCACCCAAAACGGCTACTTCGTTTATTTCGGACCAAGGAATGTCTTCTGTGGCACCGGCTCGGGCGGCGTACTCCCATTCAAATTCGGTAGGTAAGCGGTAAGTGTGTTGTTTATCTTGTGCATTTAATTTTTTCACAAAAGCTTGTGCCTCCTCCCAGGTTATATTTTCGACGGGGTGTTTAGCGGCGTTATCTTTCACCTTATTTTTTTGAAATAAAGCCGGATTGCTGCCCATAATTTTTTGCCATTGTTCCTGGGTTACTTCGAATTTACCAATGTAATAAGGCTGATTCAGGTTCACCGTAAAACCCGGTCTAGCCGATTTTTGCGCCATTGCAGCGGCAGTTTTGTAAGCGCTCGGGGGTAAAGTTGGTCGGTCTAGTTTCTCTTTGGGCGGCTCTCCTACTCCCGGCTGAAACTTCCCCACCACCATACTGCCCGGTTTTACTAGCACGAACTCCATCCCGAACTTATTGGTGAAGGTGGCGGGTTGAGCCAAGAGTTTTAATGGTAACAGCAAGAGGATGAAACCAATTTTTATTACTGGTTTGATGGAAAACGTATGATAACATATTAAAGCTAAATCGAACATTTTTGGTTTACAATAAGATTTAATCCGAAGCTTCCCTCCTATAGATTAGGAGGGGCAGGGGTGATTGTCTTTATCATTATGTTTTTACTTGGAGCCTTTTCCAGTCTCCAGGCACGGGTGCTATCTAGTTTGATGAGTAACCAGCTTGCCTCCTGGCCGGTGGGCCCCGTTTGGCTCTTCCGGGCTGGTCTAAGCTTCCTTCTCTCCTGCGTCGAGGTGCCTCGGCACCGGAACCTTAGAAGGCCCTCCACAGCCAAACGGGTATTAGTTATTCTTAGCAAAAGTTTATACAATTATTAATACCCTAATTTTAAATTATTCTAAATTTATTAAGCGCGAAAGTAAGTTTAAGCTGTTGTATTCCACTTTTGAGCCGAGTTCAATTAACTATTCAACCAATTTTTAGTGAATAATAGCTATTGAAAACCGTGTTTCAGGTTGAAATCTGCAACCTCCTACTTATTTTGCCCAGTTGGTGTTTTCGTTGCGGCCTAATTTAAAAATCTCGAGCATTTGCAGGGTCATGCCTTCGGGGATTTTTGGGGTATTGGCCCGGACATTCTTCACTTCTTCCGCGGTTACCACCGAGGCATTATTCCCGATTTCGCCGCTGTTGCGCACGTAACTTAGCACCGAAGCAATCCATTCATCGTCGTTGTGGCCCATGGCCGGCATGATATCCGGATACGTTTTACCGTCAACTGGTCCCCTTAATCCGTTTAAAAGTAATTGGGTTAATAGAACCTTGTCTCCTTTTACCCGCGGCGAACCGGCTAATGGCGGAGCCGGCATTTCGCCACCACCCAATGACCGCCCCTTTCCATCCGGACCGTGACAACTCGCGCAAAGTTGTTTAAAAATTACCGCTCCTTTAGAGACCAGTTGGCGATCTGCCGGACTTAAATTCTTAGACCGAGCTTTTTCGGCGGCTAATGCTTTTTGCGTTTCCACGAAAGTAGTGTTGGAATATTGCAGCAGCTCGTTATTAGGATTGGCCGCAATTAAGTCTTTTACGGTGGCTTGGGCTGCTTCACTTTTATTCGTCCGTAACGATAAAGCCAGTTGAATCCGAACATCGGCGCTTGGGTCATTTTTTAAGGTGCTTAACTTTTGGATAACTTCCGGATCGTTTTTCGCCAGAAAATTTTCGCTAATCCAAACGGCCGTTTTTCTTACTTGTGGTTCTTCGTCGGCTAAAGCTTGAAATAACGTGACTTTATCTATCGCATTTAAACCTTCTAAAGTCCACAATGCGTGAATACGGGCCAAGTGATTGGGTTGCTCTTGGGCAGAAGTCATTTTCTTTAAAGCCGGAATTACCGATTGATCGTTACGCACAATCAGCAAAATCTGGGCATTGTCGCGCCACCAGCCGTTCGGGTGATTTAAATATTTTACTAACTGGCTGCTGGGTTCGTTCAACATGTTGGGACGGCGGTTATCGGGTTTAAAATCTTTGTGTACAACCCGGTAAATGCGGCCCATACCCCGGTTTTTGTCTAAGCCTTTTTCGGCTATAACCCCTCCTAGGTAGGAACCCGGCCCCGACCATTCGCTTTCCTGAATAATACCGTGGTACATATCTACAAGGTAAAAACAACCGTCCGGGCCCGTATTGGTATTAATGGGCCGGAAGTTCATATCGGCGGAAGCCAGCCAATCCTTTTTCTCGTAAGCATCTTTAATGTAAATCTTGCCTTCTTTATTCGTGACTTTACCGCGTTTGATTACCCGGCCTACGGGTTCCGGAATAAAATAATCCCCCTGCATATCGGCGGGTAAGCGGTCGCCGCGAAAAATCGATTGGCCGCAGCCGGATGTAAAATGGTTGAGCGTATTATCTTCGGAGCGCAAAGCTTCTTTTCCGCCTTGGGCATCCACGGTACCAATAATCGGCCACGGAATCGCAAACTCGGGCGTGTACTGATCTTTAAAATTTAAAGCGCCATAAGCCGGCATCTGCTGAATTTGCACCGCGGGCAAACCCGGACCCGCTTCCGAATAAAATAACCGGCCGTAATTATCAGCGGTTAGTCCCCACTGGCCAATCATATTATCGACCAAGGTATCAGCGATTAACTTACCGTTCTGGTATTTGTAGCGCAGATTATCGCGCGTTGGATAGATCCAGTTGTCGAGGTTCCAGAGTAAGCCACCGTTTTGGTGCTCCAGGTTCCGTACATCCTGCACATCATTCCGGAACACAATCTTCTTCTCGTCGGCTTTGCCATCGTTATTCGTATCGCGGTAACTCCAGATATGCTGCACATTGGTTTCCTGCACCAATAATTGGTCACCCACTGGTAGCACCACCCGGGGTAAAAGTAAGCTATCGATAAAAATGGTGTATTTATCCATTTTGCCGTCGCCGTTGGTATCTTCCAGGCGCTTAATGCGGCTGGTTCGTTCGTACTCGCCGGTGCCTACGGCATCCTTCATGTACGTATTCATTTCAGCCACGTACAAACGGCCGTTACCGTCCCAAGCCATAGCTACCGGTTCCTGCACCATGGGTTCACTAGCGACTAAATCTAGGCTATACCCCGGCGGTAACTGCACTTTTTTCATGCTTTCTTCCGGCGACAAGGGTGCCACCGGCGGATCTTTATCCACTACCACGCGCTCAAACGGTGGCTCGGCAGCAGTTTGAGTTTGGGCTACCGATTCCTTCTTGGCTGAAGAACAAGCACTCGCCAATAGACTCGCTGCTATCACAACAGCTAGAATTGGTTTAGAAATAAGATTTTTTTTAAATTTTAGATAGACGAACATGAAAATTCAAGTTTTTAGTATTCTACTAACGATTTAATACTTTAGCCTTATACGGATGGAATATTATTTTAGAAATTTAAAAACCGATCGACTAAAAATAGTAACCATAATTAGAGCTTTAAAGGACAACCTGAATCAGAGATAAATATCTAAACTCCTGAAAATACCCGTTTTATGGCTAATCTTGTTAAGTTATTTTCGATTTTACTAGTTCTGCCGCATCTATTTTTCATTCCTTTAGCACCTTAATAGTCAGATTTATTATGCTCTTTTTAATTTAAAGCTGGCGCGAGCGTCCTCGGTCGTGTCTACTATTGGGTAGGCCTCCGGCCGGGCGAACCGATAGCCTAATTTATATGTAATTAAGATAAATTTTTACCGACCAGAGGCCGGACCATATTACTCCCGAACGAGGACGCTCGCGAGAGGAAAACTTATTGCTTGAAATGTGGTCTGTGGACTATCGTCCAGGGACTAAATACTACTTTAACTCCGGGCTTTGAAAACCTAACTTTTTCAAACCTTGCTGCACATCCGGCGAACTCATAAATAGCTTCCAGATTAAACCGGTACGGTAATTTTCAATCATCACGATAATGGGTCCCTGATCGATGGCGAGGTGCGATTGGGCGTACCAGTTTTCGGTTTCGTTAAAAGCATCCACAAAGCCGTATTTGCTCCAGATTTTATCTCCCAGATCGTTATAAAAATGTTTTAGCGCTTGCATGGAATACTCCGGTGTGTACGGGAAGGCAGAAAGGGCCGCAGTAGGAGTGATTACGCCTAAATCTTCGGCGGGGGAATGCGCACCGTAACCTTGGTGGTTATCGCTGGCGGTTAAACCCCAGCAGTTGGGTCCGTAGCCTTTAAACTTTTTCGGATTTTGGAGGCAATAAGCCCGGTTAATTAAGGTATGATTTACATTTTGCTGCCAGTAATCGGCGTACTGGTCTTTTAAACCTTTCGGGTTGAGCCCTAAAAACGAATAATGCGAAAAAAACAAAGGTCCGCCGTAATCAAACCCTAAAGGCAGCTTTATTTTAAAAAAATCCCGGTCGTTGCGAAAAAAATTACTGTTGGTCCAGCCCTGGTGGTAAACGTTGGGATCAATGGCAAATTTAGGCGAAGAGGCCGCTAACACGTAGGTAATCAAACATTCGTTCCAGCCCCGGATCTGGTGGTTCATGCTCCAGCCATTATTGGGGCTCCAGTGCCAGTACAATACATTTTGGCCGCCCTGGGTGTGCCAGTTCCATTCCACGCCTTCCCACATCCACAATATTTTGTTACGCAGCTGGCTTTCGGTAGGATTGTTCTGGGTGAAATATTGCCGGGCACAAATCAGACCTTGAAACAAAAACGACGTTTCTACCAAATCACCCCCGTCATCCTTCGGGCTAAACCGAATAACTTTGCCGGTAGCCCCATCGAGCCAATGCGGAAACACGCCGTGAAACTGATCGGCTTTCCAAAGAAAGTTGACAATTTTTAACGTGCGCTCGGCGGCTTGCTGGCGCGTAATCCAGCCCCGCTCGGCGGCCACAATAATACCCATTAAGCCAAACCCGGTACCCCCAGTAGTTACCACTTCGTCGCCGTAATCAAAAGATTGGTTGCTGCGTTCGCGAGCCATGCCGCTAATTGGGTGGGCAAAATCCCAGAAATAAGCAAACGTTTGTTTTTGCACCAAGTCCAGCAACTGCTCGTCCGACAGGTTTTTAGGTCGCGAACTATCAAAAACATTCGTGTTTTTTTGGAACTTCGTTTTTTGTGCCTGCAGTAATCCGGGCGTTAGAACAAGGCCGATTAAAATAAGAAGAACGTTTTTCATAGGCGGATTTTTTTAAATTTAATGCAAGTAAACGGCTAATTTCTTCTCCCCAGCTGCGCTGCCTAAGTGCAAAGTATATTTCCCAGGCGGTACATTTTCGCCGAATGTTACCGGGTACAAGCCAGGCGCTTTGGGCTCTTGCGGCCAGATATTTTCCGCTACGGTACCATCTTCCTTTTCCAAGTTTAAGGTAAAGCTTCCGGCTGTTTGTATGGCTACATCTAACGGGTATTTATTTTGGTCAGGGTGTTTTAGTAAATCGTATAAACCAGATCTAATTTCGGGTATGGCCAAGTAAAAACCCGTTTCCGGTTTGGGTTGTTGAATGTTGGCTATTAGTAAACCATTCTGCACTTCGGGTATTTTAGTAAATAATTCCCAAAGTAACCTACTACGGTAATTTTCGATCATTATAATAATAGGTCCTTGGTCAATGGCCAGATAATCTTTAGCCACCCAACCTTTCGATCGGTTATAAGCATCGTAAAAGCCGTATTTGCCATAAAGCTGTTTACCTAAAGTAGTATACAAATGTCGCAGCACCTGCATGGAGTAATAAGGTGTATAAGGCATGGAACTAATAGCTGCCGTGGGAGCTATGGTGCCATTATCGTCGGTTGGCTGATGCGCTTTGTAGCCATCCGGATCATCAGAAGCAGTAAGTCCCCATAAACTGGTATGATAGCCGTAAGCTTTGGGGGCTTCGTACAAGCAATAAGCGCGGTCAATGAGGGTATGTTTCACGTTTTGTTCCCAGTAAAAGGTGTACTGGTCTTGCATTTGGCGGGGATCCAGACTCAAAAAAGAATAATGGGCGAAAAATAAGGGGCCGCCGAAGCCAGGACCAATGTTAAGAGTATATCCCTCAGAAGGCAATCCATTGGTAAAACCCGGTGAGTGAAAAGTATTCTGATAAACTGTCGGCGAGATGGCATACGTGGGAGAACTTAAAGCTAGAATATAGGTAATCAGGCATTCGTTCCAGCCCCGGATGGGCATATTCATTTCCCAATTATAATCCGGACTCCAGTGCCAGTATAAAAGATTATCTCCGCGCGAGGCGTACCAATTCCATTCTACGGTTTCCCACAATTGGGTTATTTTACTGCGTAATTCAGTTTCTTTGGCATCGGCATTATTAAAATAAGCCCGGGCCGTTAACAAGCCATTTATCAGGAAAGAAGTTTCTACCAAATCGCCGCCGTTATCTTTCGAGCTAAATGCAATTACTTTACCGGTACTCCCATCGAGCCAATGACTCCAGGCCCCGTGAAACCTATCTGCCGAATTTAAGAAATCGCACATTTTGGTAAGACGCTCAACGGCCTCCGACCGGGTAATCCAACTGCGGTTTACGCCCACAATAATAGCCGAAATCCCAAAGCCAGTGCCGCCACTAGTAACTAAATCGCCGGAACCGGAACGTTCCCGGGCCATACCCGAAACAGGATGGCCATATTCCCAGAAATATTGGAGAGTAGCTTGCTGAACCTTATCTAAAATTTCTTTGTCGGGCGTAATTGGGATTACATCGGGCGTGATTACCGGCGGAGTAGGATTTTCTTCTTCTGCCTTACAGGAAATGAAGGTAATAAGTATTAAAAGGTAAAGCAGGCGAGAGTAGATCATTCATTAACAACTCAAAAACAATTAAAATAAAAGCAGGAAGCCCGATATTCTGGCTTCCTGCTTTTAATACCTAGTAACCAGGATTTTGAGTGAGTTTTCCGCCGCTCAGTTCAATTTGATTTTGCGGAATGGCGTAAACTTCGTTTTTGCCGGGAGTAAAGCTTTTACCTTGCGCCCGCAATACTTCGGCCGCCCGTCCTTGCCGTACCAAATCAAAGAAGCGATCCCCATTTTCTAAAGCTAATTCCACCCGGCGTTCGTGCCAGATTGTATTTCTTAGTTGGGCCTGATCCGTTGTAGTAACTGGATCTAAACCGGCGCGTTCGCGAACGCGGTTTAAAGAACTTAATGCCTTATCGGTTTGACCTAACTCGTTAGCTGCTTCGGCGTGCATTAATAATACTTCGGCTAAGCGCAAAATCCGGATATTCTGGCCATGTCCGTAACCGCATTCTTTCGCCACGGAGCCGGGCACATAGGCTTTTTGATTATAACGAGGATTATCAGCTGTTTCGAGAATTTTATCACCTTCCGGAGTAACTTCCCCGCGGTATAAAATGGTGGCTTCTTTTCGAACATCTCCGGGTTCGAAGGCATTTTCTAAATCGGTGGTAGGAATACTAAAACCCCAGCCAAAAGTAGGCCGGGCACCTTGTACTTCCGCCCATTGACTGTTAGAAGCATCGCAGTTACCCGATATTACTTCCGCCTGAACTTCAAAAATAGACTCGGCATTGTTCTCCCCCGCAAATCGGAAAATCTGGTAATAATCAGACGTTAAAGAATAAGGCAAAGCCATTACCTGCTCAGTCAGGCTTAAAACCTCGGTCCAGGACTTTTGGTACATTTTTACTTTCGCCAGCATGCCTAAAGCGGCTCCTTTCGTAGCCCGTCCCACATTAGCAGCATCGTAACTTACCGGCAGTACCGCCGATGCATCGGTCAGATCGCTAATAATTAGGGCGTATACCTCTTCCGCAGATGCTCGGGTGGGATTTAACTCTTCTGTTGTTTCCGGAATTTTAGTTACCAGTGGAACGCCGCCGAATGCCCGTACTAAGTTAAAATAATAAAAGGCTCGCAGAAATTTAGCTTCGGCCAGCAAGCGAGCCTTTAAGCTTTCATCCATGGTAATGGCCGGTACTCTGGTGAGCACCTGGTTTGTTAGGTTTATGCCCGCGTATTGTCCGCTCCAGTAATCATTCAGCGTAAATTGGGTGGAGGTAAACGTGAAATTATCAAAATCATTCATAAAGGAAGCATCACCCGGCGTACTCCCTTTTTCTGCATCATCA
This region includes:
- a CDS encoding PQQ-dependent sugar dehydrogenase is translated as MRKFPLNLCSILFALAFTACNSNQKTESITNTDSAASSDSTAATATSAENDTLPKPFATPPTAKNSKVIGWPAGKTPTAPAGFTVTKFAEKLRNPRWIYVAPNGDILVAESSTEESIFKKVQNVGTGKSTKVNTGGSANRITLFRDTNQDGKPEVHTTFLEDLHQPLGMLVLNDAFYVANTDGLWKYPYKTGQDHITGEGKKILDLPAGGYNNHWTRNIVANADGSKIYISVGSGSNVAENGLDNEKRRANILEINPDGSGERVFGSGLRNPVGMDWAPGTKTLYTVVNERDNLGDDLVPDYLTSVREGGFYGWPFAYWGPHPDPRMEKEQQPEMVKKTLVPDVPLGSHTASLGLTFYDGKLFPEKYRNGAFVGQHGSWNRSKFAGYKVVYVPFKDGKPAGKPESFLTGFIADADKSEVYGRPVGLAVLPSGALLVADDAANTLWQVRPK
- a CDS encoding DUF7133 domain-containing protein encodes the protein MIAASLLASACSSAKKESVAQTQTAAEPPFERVVVDKDPPVAPLSPEESMKKVQLPPGYSLDLVASEPMVQEPVAMAWDGNGRLYVAEMNTYMKDAVGTGEYERTSRIKRLEDTNGDGKMDKYTIFIDSLLLPRVVLPVGDQLLVQETNVQHIWSYRDTNNDGKADEKKIVFRNDVQDVRNLEHQNGGLLWNLDNWIYPTRDNLRYKYQNGKLIADTLVDNMIGQWGLTADNYGRLFYSEAGPGLPAVQIQQMPAYGALNFKDQYTPEFAIPWPIIGTVDAQGGKEALRSEDNTLNHFTSGCGQSIFRGDRLPADMQGDYFIPEPVGRVIKRGKVTNKEGKIYIKDAYEKKDWLASADMNFRPINTNTGPDGCFYLVDMYHGIIQESEWSGPGSYLGGVIAEKGLDKNRGMGRIYRVVHKDFKPDNRRPNMLNEPSSQLVKYLNHPNGWWRDNAQILLIVRNDQSVIPALKKMTSAQEQPNHLARIHALWTLEGLNAIDKVTLFQALADEEPQVRKTAVWISENFLAKNDPEVIQKLSTLKNDPSADVRIQLALSLRTNKSEAAQATVKDLIAANPNNELLQYSNTTFVETQKALAAEKARSKNLSPADRQLVSKGAVIFKQLCASCHGPDGKGRSLGGGEMPAPPLAGSPRVKGDKVLLTQLLLNGLRGPVDGKTYPDIMPAMGHNDDEWIASVLSYVRNSGEIGNNASVVTAEEVKNVRANTPKIPEGMTLQMLEIFKLGRNENTNWAK
- a CDS encoding formylglycine-generating enzyme family protein, translating into MAQPATFTNKFGMEFVLVKPGSMVVGKFQPGVGEPPKEKLDRPTLPPSAYKTAAAMAQKSARPGFTVNLNQPYYIGKFEVTQEQWQKIMGSNPALFQKNKVKDNAAKHPVENITWEEAQAFVKKLNAQDKQHTYRLPTEFEWEYAARAGATEDIPWSEINEVAVLGGTTTSPIGQKKPNSWGIYDMLGNVWEWVQDYYNEKIFADPVPPRTGKEHVLKGASFTGDVKNATYLTHAAGPGNGFDIGVRLVMKANK
- a CDS encoding 3-keto-disaccharide hydrolase, whose amino-acid sequence is MQIKKILILLLSNLLISPAWAQIPAGFKSIFNGKNLQGWHISRTTHQGTTPDVRVEKGTIVLRQNPYGQGGVLLSYKKFKNFELYLEARIDSFTNGGIFIRSSESGIAYQIELDEAAGSTGNLLGERMPVGREAKTNGRNKVWRANDWNSFRIRMVGEVPRITLWINNVEMWDITQPKNDFMAGATKGMIGFQSHWTALYSSTVVGWNILDSWAPGAMHRFRNIAIKELPDNLKE
- a CDS encoding glycerol-3-phosphate dehydrogenase/oxidase, whose product is MLEQSDFTKSTSSKSTKLVHGGVRYLAQGDIKLVREASLERGLLCRNAPHLVKNQTFIIPSYSWWERPWFTIGLKLYDLLAGKLSLGPSVAISAKETIAYIPTIKTQKLRGGVLYHDGQFDDSRLAINVLQTVFEQGGYAINYLLVTNLLKDEKGKLIGLQAYDAENNQPYTIRGKIILNATGVFTDQILKMDNPGNATSIRPSQGVHLVLDKEFLPGDHALMVPKTDDGRVLFLVPWHGKVIVGTTDTPITESSLEPRALESEIDFILTTAGRYLTRPPQRADVRSVFAGLRPLAAVNGNSQRTKEVSRSHKIMVAPSGLVSILGGKWTTFRKMAEEVMDVVETTANWPPKPSVTRELKVHGAATPDPLNILSNYGTDATRIQALIAERPELEEYLSSHLKIIKAQVIWAVREEMARTVEDVLARRARALLLDARESIRLAPETARLMAQELGYSEKWQQQQVQQFTQVAQGYLLT